The DNA sequence TCGTCAATTTCATGCTGATCAGCCTGATCTCCCAATTGCAGGAGGTGGGTACAAACAAATGCCAAGTTTCGGATACCCGCTTCCTCGGCACGACGAGCAGGATACCACATCCGGTCCATCTTCAAATCGACGCCGACAAAGTTTCGCTCTGGATATTTCTCAGCCAATCCATAGCTGAAATCAGCCTTTCCACATCCCAGTTCCATGGTGATGGGATGATCATTGCCAAACACTTCTGACCATTTGCCGGCCATCTTGTGATCTTGGACAAAGCAGCGATCCGTCTCCTGGTAGGCTGCTTTTTTGAACAATTTTTTCCTTTTCGACATGTAATCCCGCTAGTTGTCCGTTGAAGGGGGCACAAATTTCGTAGGAATCCCCCAGAAATGAAAAACTCCTCCCAAAAATTGAGAGGAGCAAAAATCCAGTTCAGTACGTGGATTACCTATCTACCAAGATTACTTATCAACCAATATCATTTCTTTGTACGTCTCCCAATCCGACTGGATTGTGACAAAATAAACCCCCTGCCGAAACTGCCCGATATCTACCATCACCTCTCTCTTTCCGGCTGGGTATGGAGTGGAAATCGAAAAAAACTGATTGCCAAAGGCATCTCGAATTGTGATTTCCACCTTGGATTCCAAATACATGAACATCCCCACATTCAGCATCGAACCCTGAACTTCGACATGTCGAAATTCGAAGGTTTTGGGCGGCAATTCTTCTCCATAGCAGATGGTTGGAGCGTGATTGACGGGAATGGAAGGAACCATATTTGCTCCCCTGACTTGGGGAAGAAAGAGCCCTAAGGCCAGAATCCATGAACAGATTTTCAACATAATTGCTTGATTTGCTTTCGAATCGACGATCTGTACAGAAGCCAGCGGACGTACGTTGTTAGTTATACAATAACGTGTTCATTCACCCTACTTTTTGCGAGGAATGATTCCAGCTAAGGGCGGTTTTGTGGGGATATTGCTCGTTTTTTTTCATTTCACGCAGGGTTATTACAGAGAAGAAGTGCCAAAGTGGGTTGGTTTTTCAGTCGTTTCCTTGCAATTTTGTATAATACCGTTCAAACAAAAACTGACCATGCCATATCTCTTCACATCGGAATCTGTCTCTGAAGGACATCCAGACAAGGTAGCGGATCAAATCTCTGACGCGGTGCTTGATGCCATGTTGCAGCAGGATCCTGACTCGAGGGTTGCCTGCGAGACATTGGTTACGACTGGACAGGTTGTACTTGCAGGTGAAGTAAGCACGAAGGCTTATGTAGACTTGCAGCAAGTCGTTCGCGATACGATCGAGCGTATTGGGTATACTTCTGACGAATACCAATTCAGCTCGGCATCTTGTTCCATCCTTTCTGCCTTGCATGAGCAATCTGCAGACATTGCCCGAGGCGTGGACAGCGACGAATCAGCTGAGAAAGACCAAGGAGCCGGCGACCAGGGGATGATGTTTGGCTATGCCAACAACGAGACCGAGGAGTACATGCCGATGGCCCTTGCCTATTCCCATAAATTGGTGATGGAACTGGCCAATATCCGCAAAAACGAGCCGGAATTGATGCCTTACCTTCGCCCGGATTCCAAATCTCAGGTAACCATCGAATACGGTGATGACGGAAAGGCCATTCGCGTCCACACCATTGTCATCTCCACCCAGCATGACGACTTCATTCAGCCTGCAGACGATTCTGCTGCTGCCGAAGAAGAAGCCGATCGCCAAATGCTGGAGCGTATTCGCGAGGACATCATCACCCATTTGATTCCTCGTGTCATCAAGCCCGAGCACATTCAAGACACCATTTATCATATCAACCCAACTGGGAAGTTTGTGATTGGTGGTCCTCATGGAGATGCGGGTTTGACTGGCCGTAAGATTATCGTGGATACCTACGGCGGCAAAGGCGCTCACGGTGGTGGCGCTTTCTCCGGAAAAGATGCCTCCAAGGTAGACCGCTCTGCTGCTTATGCTGCACGCCACATCGCCAAAAACATCGTCGCTAGCGGCATCGCTGATGAAGCTTTGGTGCAGCTTGCCTACGCGATCGGAGTTGCCGAGCCCGTTTCCATTTTCGTGGATACCTACGGAACCAGCAAAGTGAATATCTCCGATTCGGAAATCGCAGAAAAAATCAAATCCAAT is a window from the Pontibacter sp. G13 genome containing:
- the metK gene encoding methionine adenosyltransferase, producing MPYLFTSESVSEGHPDKVADQISDAVLDAMLQQDPDSRVACETLVTTGQVVLAGEVSTKAYVDLQQVVRDTIERIGYTSDEYQFSSASCSILSALHEQSADIARGVDSDESAEKDQGAGDQGMMFGYANNETEEYMPMALAYSHKLVMELANIRKNEPELMPYLRPDSKSQVTIEYGDDGKAIRVHTIVISTQHDDFIQPADDSAAAEEEADRQMLERIREDIITHLIPRVIKPEHIQDTIYHINPTGKFVIGGPHGDAGLTGRKIIVDTYGGKGAHGGGAFSGKDASKVDRSAAYAARHIAKNIVASGIADEALVQLAYAIGVAEPVSIFVDTYGTSKVNISDSEIAEKIKSNLSFTPTAIVERLGLNKPVFSPSAAYGHMGRTSYEKEVDLKYVEINRENGNETITRNLVKESVTFFAWERLDLVDQLKSIFAENFNEETLSVS